From the Malaclemys terrapin pileata isolate rMalTer1 chromosome 13, rMalTer1.hap1, whole genome shotgun sequence genome, one window contains:
- the LOC128847280 gene encoding olfactory receptor 11L1-like, whose amino-acid sequence MHLIEKAEEDNRTVITEFILLGFGNLPELQILLFLVFLVIYIVTMSGNILIIVLVVADQHLHTPMYFFLGNLSCLETCYTSTILPRMLASLLTGDRTISVGGCMIQFSFFGYLATTECYLLAAMSYDRYLAICRPLRYAALMNGRLCLQLTVGSWMSGFLSCVILMCFMSQLTFCGPNEIDHFFCDFSPMLKLSCSDSSMITLVSFILVSLDSPCPFLLTVTSYVCIIATILRIPSTTGRQKAFSTCSSHLIVVTVFYGTIMTVYLLPNTNTLKALNKVFSVFYTVLTPMLNPLIYSLRNKEVKEALRKIIS is encoded by the coding sequence ATGCACCTCATAGAGAAAGCAGAAGAGGACAATCGAACGGTCATCACAGAATTTATCCTCCTGGGATTCGGGAATCTCCCTGAACTGCAGATCCTTCTCTTCCTGGTTTTCCTAGTGATCTACATTGTGACCATGtctgggaacatcctcatcattgtgctagttgtggctgatcagcaccttcacacccccatgtacttcttcctggggaacttgtcctgcttggagacctgctacacctccaccatcctgcctaggatgctggccagtctcttgactggggacagaaccatttctgtGGGGGGCTGCATGATacagttttctttctttggttATTTGGCAACTACAGAATGCTATCTCCTAGCAGcaatgtcttatgatcggtatttagcgatATGCAGACCCCTGCGTTATGCAGCCCTGATGAACGGCAGGTTGTGCCTCCAGCTAACAGTGGGGTCTTGGATGAGCGGATTTCTAAGTTGTGTAATATTGATGTGTTTTATGTCACAATTAACATTCTGTGGccccaatgaaattgaccatttcttttgtgatttttctCCAATGCTAaaactctcctgcagtgacaGCAGCATGATCACACTGGTTAGTTTCATACTCGTCTCCCTAGATTCGCCTTGCCCATTTCTATTAACTGTGACATCCTATGTTTGTATCATTGCTACtatcctgagaatcccttccaccaccgggaggcaaaaggccttttccacctgctcctctcacctcattgtggttACAGTCTTCTATGGGACCATAATGACTGTGTATCTGCTACCAAATACCAATACATTGAAAGCCCTGaacaaagtgttctctgtctTCTACACAGTCCTGACGCCCATGCtcaaccccctcatctacagcctgcgAAATAAAGAGGTGAAGGAGGCCCTGAGAAAAATCATCAGTTAA
- the LOC128848192 gene encoding olfactory receptor 11A1-like, with amino-acid sequence MANPERGNQTVLTEFILLGFGNLPELQILLFLLFLIIYIVTVTGNILIIVLVVADQQLHTPMYFFLGNLSCLETCYTSTILPRMLASLLTGDRTISVSGCLTQYYFFGFLAVAECYLLAVMSYDRYLAICKPLHYAVLMNGRSCLQLAVGTWISSSLAADITIFLMQQLTFCGPNEIDHFFCDFIPVIKLSCSDTRMMELVTTMLAAICTLPPFLLTLATYVCIITTILRMPSTTGWQKAFSTCSSHLIVVSIFYGTIMIVYMLPKTDTLRDLNKVFSLFYTVVTPMVNPLIYSLRNKEVKEALGKGVTKFSAVKRIQIVLP; translated from the coding sequence ATGGCAAACCCAGAGCGGGGAAATCAAACAGTTCTCACAGAATTCATCCTGCtaggatttgggaatctccctgagctacaaattcttctcttcctcctgttTCTCATCATCTACATTGTGACTGTGACTGGGAACATCCTCATCATTGtgctagttgtggctgatcagcaacttcacacccccatgtacttcttcctggggaacttgtcctgcttggagacctgctacacctccaccatcctgcccaggatgctggccagtctcctgactggggacagaaccatttctgtTAGCGGCTGCCTCACACAATATTATTTCTTTGGTTTTCTCGCAGTTGCAGAGTGCTATCTCCTGGCAGTGATGTCctatgatcggtatttagcgatATGCAAACCACTGCACTATGCTGTCCTTATGAATGGCAGGTCCTGCCTCCAGCTAGCAGTTGGCACGTGGATAAGTAGTTCTCTGGCTGCTGACATAACAATATTTTTAATGCAACAATTGACTTTCTGCGGccccaatgaaattgaccatttcttctgtgacttCATCCCAGTAATAaaactctcctgcagtgacacACGTATGATGGAGCTTGTCACTACCATGCTGGCTGCTATATGCACTCTCCCGCCATTTCTATTAACGCTGGCAACATACGTCTGTATCATCACTACCATCCTGCGAATGCCTTCCACCACCGGGtggcaaaaggccttttccacttgctcctctcacctcatcgTGGTGTCAATTTTCTATGGGACCATAATGATTGTCTACATGCTCCCAAAAACTGATACACTGAGAGACCTAAACAAAGTGTTCTCCCTCTTCTACACAGTCGTGACTCCCATGGTCAACCCCCTCAtatacagcctgaggaacaaagaggtcAAAGAGGCCCTGGGAAAAGGTGTCACTAAATTCTCTGCTGTCAAAAGGATTCAGATCGTCCTGCCGTAG